The Acetobacter oryzoeni genome includes a region encoding these proteins:
- a CDS encoding DotH/IcmK family type IV secretion protein, giving the protein MKIVKTLLILPFALFPMGAHAQNGPANQSTQINSLPDQDQLARQQAEREAIPLTPEEIMRLGKRLKEVDRAQEAVQTEMATPNVRPAIRVSFQPGQQTSIIFTAKGYPTAISFVDRTGQPWPIAWNLGSMTANPSGGTNCGASANGSSEKSGSPAVETSGFYVCVPYKGSNTINIQPLSLQPRGGLLVTLKDAPKPISFLLLAGRGSYDDNLTVRVAGDGPNAKVEIDTRPGAPATGDPYLNAMLSGIAPAAAVPLSVEGVSPDDVRAWKIGNEMYLRTKLVLMTPAWDSSEHGEGGYTIYAFHETPYVLLSDSGRTVSASIREAQ; this is encoded by the coding sequence ATGAAAATAGTAAAAACTCTCCTCATTCTTCCGTTTGCCCTGTTCCCTATGGGAGCCCACGCTCAGAATGGGCCAGCGAACCAATCGACACAGATCAATAGTTTGCCAGATCAGGATCAATTGGCACGTCAACAGGCTGAACGTGAGGCAATTCCGTTGACACCTGAGGAAATCATGAGGCTTGGCAAGCGGCTGAAGGAGGTCGATCGCGCACAAGAAGCTGTTCAGACCGAGATGGCAACCCCGAACGTAAGACCAGCTATTCGTGTCTCTTTCCAACCAGGCCAACAAACAAGCATCATCTTCACTGCTAAAGGGTATCCAACTGCAATTTCGTTTGTAGACCGCACTGGACAGCCTTGGCCGATTGCGTGGAATCTCGGTAGTATGACGGCCAATCCTTCTGGCGGGACCAATTGTGGTGCGTCTGCCAATGGATCCTCTGAGAAATCTGGCTCTCCGGCAGTGGAAACATCAGGTTTTTACGTTTGCGTCCCATACAAAGGCAGCAATACCATTAACATTCAACCGCTTTCGCTTCAGCCTCGCGGTGGTTTATTGGTTACTCTGAAGGATGCACCAAAACCTATTTCCTTTCTTTTGCTGGCTGGTCGCGGGTCCTATGATGACAACCTGACTGTCCGTGTCGCTGGCGATGGTCCCAACGCAAAAGTTGAAATTGATACCCGACCAGGTGCTCCCGCTACAGGAGACCCCTATCTCAATGCGATGTTAAGCGGCATTGCACCAGCCGCGGCAGTTCCCTTAAGCGTTGAAGGTGTTTCCCCCGACGACGTTCGAGCGTGGAAAATTGGCAACGAAATGTACCTGAGAACCAAGCTCGTTCTTATGACACCTGCATGGGATAGCTCGGAGCATGGTGAAGGTGGTTACACCATCTATGCGTTTCATGAGACGCCCTATGTTCTGCTGTCAGATTCAGGTCGCACCGTTTCGGCCAGTATTCGGGAGGCTCAGTAA
- a CDS encoding DotG/IcmE/VirB10 family protein, which produces MSFNFKQIKFRHILSRAGEGGNRRLFIIGGSVVSLIIVVLAVSSIHHREMPQSNAGVTQTINPLPGGLNATPKQEQLRHDEIEDSARTAQKTGNSYTPDFAPGKSVTPPEPIHEVGEEEDPSMAKRLPTPPAQVAPTPTQAPVQTAPAYAVATSSDGQGPNPAIAKYAGAINALRSRMVGHVPVTSVMFTQEDLTAKNDATDSSKNDKSSTSTLSQSASNSVVSKNHVLIPAGRGIYAHTVTATNSDLNGDIVLEADSGPIAGDRMIASVSRAGGHMNRLVLSVRTVYHKGEPLTVTGMVVAPKTMEAAVASSVDQLYVERFLLPGAAAFVQGLGSALETTSNTVGSIGGLGNVNYVQRLNFPQQLGVAAGQAASQVNSALMQQMPTQPRVNMAANVSVGVVFTTNVETKN; this is translated from the coding sequence ATGTCTTTCAACTTCAAACAGATCAAATTCAGACACATCCTTAGCCGAGCTGGAGAAGGTGGTAATCGCCGGCTATTCATAATTGGCGGCAGCGTTGTGTCATTAATCATCGTCGTACTGGCCGTAAGTTCCATTCATCACCGGGAAATGCCGCAGTCCAATGCGGGTGTAACGCAAACCATTAACCCGTTGCCTGGTGGCCTCAACGCGACACCAAAACAGGAGCAACTACGACACGACGAGATTGAGGACAGTGCTCGCACTGCCCAAAAGACTGGAAACTCTTACACTCCTGACTTTGCACCAGGAAAGTCAGTAACCCCGCCGGAGCCAATCCATGAAGTGGGAGAGGAAGAGGATCCCTCAATGGCGAAACGCCTGCCCACTCCTCCTGCTCAGGTTGCACCCACGCCCACTCAGGCACCTGTCCAGACTGCGCCCGCCTATGCTGTAGCAACATCATCCGACGGTCAGGGACCCAACCCAGCTATAGCAAAGTATGCGGGCGCCATTAACGCACTCCGAAGTCGTATGGTGGGACACGTTCCTGTCACATCCGTTATGTTCACTCAGGAGGATCTGACGGCTAAAAACGATGCTACCGATAGCAGCAAAAATGACAAGTCATCAACCAGCACTCTTTCTCAGTCTGCAAGCAACTCGGTTGTGTCCAAAAATCATGTGCTGATCCCCGCAGGTCGAGGGATTTATGCTCACACCGTAACCGCGACAAACAGCGATCTGAATGGTGATATTGTACTGGAAGCGGATTCCGGTCCGATTGCGGGCGACAGAATGATAGCTTCCGTCTCACGTGCAGGCGGCCATATGAATCGTTTGGTGCTGTCAGTTAGAACTGTTTACCACAAAGGTGAACCACTTACTGTCACCGGGATGGTCGTAGCACCTAAAACAATGGAGGCAGCTGTTGCGTCGAGCGTTGATCAACTCTACGTCGAACGCTTCCTGCTGCCAGGCGCCGCTGCATTTGTCCAAGGTCTCGGGTCCGCGCTTGAAACAACATCGAATACAGTTGGTTCAATCGGTGGACTGGGTAACGTCAATTACGTCCAACGCCTCAATTTTCCCCAGCAACTTGGTGTCGCGGCCGGACAGGCAGCTAGCCAGGTTAATAGTGCCTTGATGCAACAGATGCCAACGCAGCCTAGAGTTAATATGGCAGCAAATGTCAGTGTTGGTGTCGTGTTTACAACCAACGTTGAAACAAAAAACTAA